The proteins below are encoded in one region of Arenibacter algicola:
- a CDS encoding universal stress protein, whose translation MKNILVATDFSNNAYCALFYVTKLLASEKCTFYILNTYSELTIAPGKKLPILNIKKHLKEMESKSKEKLTHTKHKIVLDNENPLHTFKTISQKGDLVNIIAQKIGELKIHLVTMGNKGLTEATDVFFGSNTIRVADNLKCPLLAIPGEMDFHPIKEIAFVTDLRKDCGQKTIDQLLYFASLSKASIRVVHVQEQHILNKTQEENRKKLEDGLSHVGHSFQWIKNFDDKAKVIDIFLEKLKVDLFAMVHEKRNLFEKLTREPVVKDLSMYSDIPFLILPSQE comes from the coding sequence ATGAAGAATATACTTGTTGCCACCGATTTTTCCAATAATGCCTATTGTGCCCTGTTCTACGTAACAAAACTTTTAGCATCGGAAAAATGTACCTTTTACATTCTTAACACCTATTCGGAACTTACCATAGCCCCAGGCAAAAAACTTCCAATACTAAATATTAAAAAGCACCTAAAGGAAATGGAATCTAAGTCCAAGGAAAAATTAACACACACCAAGCACAAGATAGTCTTGGACAATGAGAATCCCCTTCATACCTTCAAGACCATATCCCAAAAAGGGGACTTGGTAAATATCATAGCGCAAAAAATAGGGGAACTTAAGATCCATTTGGTAACCATGGGGAACAAAGGACTTACAGAAGCTACCGATGTATTTTTTGGAAGCAATACCATTAGGGTGGCCGATAATCTCAAATGCCCATTACTGGCCATTCCCGGCGAAATGGATTTCCACCCAATAAAGGAAATCGCGTTTGTAACTGACTTGAGAAAGGACTGTGGTCAAAAAACTATAGATCAACTGCTATATTTTGCCTCTTTGTCCAAAGCGTCCATTAGGGTCGTACACGTTCAGGAACAACATATTCTGAACAAGACCCAGGAGGAGAATAGAAAAAAATTGGAAGATGGTCTAAGTCATGTTGGCCATTCATTCCAATGGATCAAAAATTTTGACGACAAAGCGAAGGTAATAGATATTTTTTTGGAAAAACTAAAAGTGGATTTGTTCGCCATGGTACATGAAAAGCGCAATCTTTTTGAAAAGCTTACCCGTGAACCAGTAGTAAAAGACTTAAGCATGTATTCCGATATCCCATTCTTAATTCTCCCCTCCCAAGAATGA
- a CDS encoding universal stress protein — protein MKNILIPTDFSDNAWNAIKYGTALYSKTRCTFHIIHINPISYNSGGEAAMYVSPEILEETILKESKEKLENLLKEIERLPLNTKHTFKTSALYGFFTDHIKQEVQDKNIDLIIMGTKGATGLKAVSLGSNTGNVLTKVRCAVLAVPEDAEYNTPREIGFPTDFQLSYDIKVLNHIKELAVMHSSALRFLYVSQKGKDLIDLQKKNKEFIKNYFRENEHSFHTLTIKNLDDAVQAFVESRDLDMLVMVAKNLNFLERILFKPAVEKISYHTKIPFLIVHE, from the coding sequence ATGAAAAATATATTGATACCTACCGACTTCTCTGACAATGCTTGGAATGCCATTAAATATGGTACGGCATTGTACTCTAAAACCAGATGTACTTTTCATATTATTCATATAAATCCCATTTCCTACAATTCCGGTGGTGAAGCCGCCATGTACGTTTCTCCTGAAATATTGGAGGAAACCATCCTAAAGGAAAGTAAGGAAAAATTGGAAAATTTGCTTAAAGAGATTGAACGCCTGCCCCTTAACACCAAACATACCTTTAAGACATCGGCGTTGTACGGATTTTTTACCGATCATATTAAGCAGGAAGTACAGGATAAAAATATTGACCTGATCATCATGGGAACCAAAGGAGCCACCGGCCTTAAAGCTGTTTCCTTGGGCAGCAATACCGGTAATGTTCTAACAAAAGTACGATGCGCTGTTCTGGCAGTGCCCGAAGACGCAGAATACAATACCCCGCGAGAAATAGGGTTTCCTACAGATTTTCAGTTAAGCTATGATATAAAGGTCCTGAACCATATCAAGGAACTTGCTGTAATGCACAGCTCTGCCCTTCGCTTCCTATATGTTTCCCAAAAAGGAAAAGACCTCATCGATCTTCAGAAAAAGAATAAGGAATTTATAAAAAATTATTTTAGGGAAAACGAACATTCCTTTCATACCCTTACCATAAAGAATTTGGACGACGCGGTACAAGCATTTGTAGAAAGCAGGGATTTGGATATGCTGGTCATGGTAGCCAAGAACCTAAACTTCTTGGAACGCATCCTGTTTAAACCGGCTGTCGAAAAAATAAGTTACCATACCAAGATTCCATTTCTAATAGTACACGAATAA
- a CDS encoding ATP cone domain-containing protein translates to MKKELDIEILKSSGERAKFSLDKLRKSLKHSGADHNLVEQIVDQVKDELYEGISTNEIYNRAYSLLKKNKSIFASKYKLKKAIYELGPTGFPFERFVAAILEYSGYHTSVDQIMNGICVTHEIDVVAEKNGTVTVIECKFHSEEGRNCNVKIPLYIHSRYNDVKAHWATKKNEHRELDKGWVVTNTRFTSDASTYGKCAGLYLLSWDLPLNDGLKDRIDRLGLYPITVSTLLSNREKQFLLSRDVVLCRQLWKDKFFLDHLGISSTRKEKILNEIKQLCNH, encoded by the coding sequence ATGAAAAAGGAATTGGACATTGAAATTCTAAAATCCTCAGGGGAACGGGCCAAATTTTCTTTGGACAAACTGCGTAAATCCCTTAAACACAGTGGGGCCGACCATAATCTTGTGGAACAAATTGTAGACCAGGTAAAGGATGAGTTATATGAAGGCATATCTACCAATGAGATATATAACAGGGCCTATTCCCTACTGAAAAAAAACAAATCCATCTTTGCTTCAAAATACAAACTAAAAAAAGCCATTTACGAATTGGGGCCAACAGGCTTTCCCTTTGAACGTTTTGTGGCCGCCATTCTGGAATATTCTGGCTACCATACTAGTGTAGATCAAATAATGAACGGTATCTGTGTAACACATGAAATTGATGTTGTTGCGGAAAAAAATGGAACTGTCACTGTTATAGAATGTAAGTTCCACTCGGAAGAAGGGCGTAACTGCAATGTTAAGATCCCCCTCTATATCCATTCCAGATATAACGATGTAAAAGCACATTGGGCCACCAAGAAAAATGAACATAGGGAACTGGATAAAGGCTGGGTGGTAACCAACACGCGTTTTACCAGCGATGCCTCCACTTATGGAAAATGTGCAGGATTGTATTTACTAAGCTGGGATCTACCATTGAATGATGGTCTTAAGGACCGTATAGATCGTTTAGGACTTTACCCCATCACCGTTTCTACCCTGCTCAGCAATAGGGAAAAACAGTTTTTATTGAGTAGGGATGTGGTCTTATGTAGGCAGCTTTGGAAGGATAAGTTTTTTTTGGATCATTTGGGAATCTCCAGTACCAGGAAAGAAAAAATCCTGAACGAGATTAAACAGCTTTGCAATCATTAA
- a CDS encoding universal stress protein, with translation MKKILLPTDFSDNSIKAISYALKIFKNVKCKFYLMHTYMPPVYNAEYLVGSPGLIGLGDVMQETSMTQLEKLKSRLEKEYINPNHSFIVHTAFNTLVNEVMETVESEGIHLVVMGTTGATGAKEILFGTNTVHVIRKANCPVLVVPPNFEYENPLEILFPTDYEIVYKKEKLTPLLDIANEYGSQINVLHVSTGYKLTPDQEKQKKGLEKILGNKALFHDVPNNEIIDAINAFQAKEKINLLVMVQNKHTFMERLFIEPVIKKIGFHVTIPFMVIPQF, from the coding sequence ATGAAAAAAATATTGCTTCCCACTGATTTTTCAGACAATTCCATTAAGGCCATTAGCTACGCTTTGAAGATTTTCAAAAATGTAAAATGTAAATTCTATTTAATGCATACCTATATGCCACCAGTGTACAACGCGGAATACCTGGTTGGAAGTCCGGGTCTGATCGGCTTGGGCGATGTAATGCAGGAAACCTCCATGACCCAACTGGAAAAACTCAAAAGTCGCTTGGAAAAGGAATATATTAACCCTAATCATAGCTTTATTGTTCACACTGCCTTTAACACCCTGGTGAACGAAGTTATGGAAACCGTAGAATCTGAAGGTATACATTTGGTAGTAATGGGCACCACAGGAGCCACAGGGGCCAAGGAAATCCTATTTGGAACAAATACGGTACATGTCATAAGAAAAGCCAATTGCCCCGTGTTAGTGGTACCCCCTAATTTTGAGTACGAGAATCCGTTGGAAATATTATTCCCAACTGACTATGAAATTGTATACAAAAAGGAGAAGTTGACTCCACTTTTGGACATAGCCAATGAATATGGGTCCCAAATAAATGTTTTACACGTATCCACAGGCTATAAACTGACTCCGGATCAAGAAAAGCAAAAGAAAGGCCTCGAAAAGATTTTGGGCAACAAGGCATTGTTCCATGATGTCCCCAACAATGAAATTATAGACGCCATCAATGCTTTCCAGGCCAAAGAAAAAATCAACCTGCTGGTCATGGTTCAGAACAAACATACTTTTATGGAGCGACTTTTTATTGAACCTGTTATCAAAAAAATAGGTTTCCACGTCACTATACCCTTTATGGTAATTCCACAATTTTAA
- the cls gene encoding cardiolipin synthase — protein MWNAIFLSLYLLIALIIIISILLHGAKPSKSLAWLLAIFTIPVGGMFLYLLLGRNRRKNKLLKLKKKAFLNLPEPLMQHMASMSGKYQKLMTLVYRNSHFPPTDSNELQLLKDGKTTFESIFESLENAQYRIHLQYYIFEEGELTERLLQLFERKITQGVEVRMIYDGIGSFSLSKVYLRKLTTIGVEVYPFLPFKFGRFFSSLNYRNHRKIIVVDGKVAFTGGINVSDKYLKGDLELGNWHDMHLRLEGTAASHLDFVFAMDWYLVCQKTIAVLPLDTDKAAIDENEGKLVQIVSGGPDDDFPSLEQTYFTIINKAKNYLFITNPYVIPGQAVMQALQTAALGGVDVRLMVSENADNKIVSWSVRSYFEPLLKSGVKIYLFPDGFLHSKIIVSDDAIATIGTANLDDRSFEQNYEVNAIVYDTSFAQLLKEDFLKDAYSSRMLVYEVHIKRPWGEKLKEGFGKLFSPLL, from the coding sequence ATGTGGAATGCTATTTTTCTTAGTCTTTATTTGCTTATTGCCTTAATCATTATCATAAGTATCCTTTTGCACGGTGCCAAACCTTCAAAAAGTTTGGCCTGGCTTCTGGCCATTTTTACCATTCCCGTGGGCGGGATGTTCCTTTATCTTCTTTTGGGAAGAAATCGAAGAAAAAATAAGTTGTTGAAATTAAAAAAGAAGGCTTTTTTAAATTTGCCGGAGCCCTTAATGCAGCACATGGCTTCCATGAGCGGGAAATACCAAAAACTCATGACCTTGGTATATCGAAATTCACATTTCCCGCCAACAGACAGTAATGAACTGCAACTATTGAAAGATGGAAAAACGACCTTCGAATCTATCTTCGAATCTTTGGAGAACGCCCAATACCGTATACATCTACAATACTACATTTTTGAAGAAGGGGAACTAACAGAAAGGCTATTGCAGCTTTTTGAGCGTAAAATTACGCAAGGGGTGGAGGTAAGAATGATTTATGACGGTATTGGCAGCTTTTCATTAAGTAAGGTCTATTTAAGAAAATTAACAACTATTGGGGTAGAGGTATATCCTTTTCTGCCTTTCAAGTTCGGGCGTTTTTTTTCGTCCTTAAACTATAGAAATCATAGAAAGATTATTGTGGTAGATGGCAAGGTGGCATTTACCGGCGGAATAAACGTATCGGATAAATATTTGAAAGGCGATCTGGAACTGGGCAATTGGCACGATATGCACCTAAGACTGGAAGGTACGGCGGCAAGTCATTTGGATTTTGTTTTTGCAATGGATTGGTACCTGGTTTGTCAAAAGACTATTGCTGTGCTACCCTTGGATACGGATAAAGCTGCAATTGATGAAAATGAAGGTAAACTTGTGCAAATCGTTTCCGGGGGACCTGATGACGATTTTCCTTCTTTGGAACAAACCTACTTTACAATAATCAATAAGGCGAAGAATTATCTGTTTATTACCAATCCGTATGTAATTCCTGGACAGGCTGTAATGCAGGCCTTGCAGACCGCTGCACTGGGAGGTGTGGATGTACGTTTAATGGTTTCAGAAAATGCGGATAACAAAATAGTAAGTTGGAGTGTGCGGTCCTATTTTGAACCCCTTCTTAAATCCGGGGTGAAGATCTATTTATTTCCCGACGGATTTTTGCACAGTAAGATCATTGTTAGTGATGATGCTATAGCTACCATAGGCACGGCCAATTTGGATGATAGGAGTTTTGAACAGAATTATGAGGTAAATGCCATTGTTTACGACACCTCTTTTGCCCAGTTATTGAAGGAAGACTTTCTTAAGGATGCATATTCAAGTAGAATGTTGGTCTATGAAGTCCATATAAAAAGACCATGGGGAGAAAAGCTAAAGGAAGGTTTTGGAAAATTGTTTAGTCCGTTGCTATGA
- a CDS encoding 2-hydroxyacid dehydrogenase, with protein MKLLVYSAKDFEIPFLNNANNKIHKVTYTTDALNSETAIQAVGHMAVSIFSGDDASSLVLENLSDLGVRYISLRSAGYNNVHLKTAHKFGIKVANVPEYSPYSIAEHAIAQLQALNRKIILVDRQVHAYNFLQSNLMGFDLNKKTVGIVGTGKIGSVMAKIMNGFGCKILANDLKPDYRLVQQYDLTYTSLDELCKQSDIISLHIPLSQENYYLIDKQKLALMKPGVILINTARGALVETKALINALEKKAIGGYCTDVYEKEIGSFFKDNSKDGIKDTQLMKLLSFPNVLLTPHQGFITKEALTNIAEVTFENLNSWEEGKPSKNELVLETISS; from the coding sequence ATGAAATTACTGGTCTATAGTGCTAAAGATTTTGAAATCCCTTTTTTAAATAACGCCAATAACAAGATCCATAAGGTAACCTATACAACAGATGCCTTAAATTCCGAGACAGCGATCCAAGCTGTTGGGCATATGGCAGTATCCATATTTTCCGGTGATGATGCCTCCTCTTTAGTATTGGAAAACCTATCGGATCTGGGAGTTCGTTATATTAGCTTGCGTTCGGCTGGATACAACAACGTGCATCTTAAAACAGCACATAAATTTGGGATTAAGGTAGCCAATGTTCCGGAGTATTCCCCCTACTCCATTGCCGAACATGCGATAGCCCAATTACAGGCCCTTAACCGGAAGATTATTTTAGTGGATAGGCAGGTACATGCCTATAATTTTCTGCAAAGCAACCTGATGGGTTTCGATTTGAACAAAAAGACCGTAGGCATTGTTGGGACCGGTAAAATTGGCAGTGTAATGGCGAAGATCATGAACGGTTTTGGTTGCAAGATATTGGCCAATGACCTTAAACCCGATTATAGACTTGTACAACAATATGATCTTACCTACACTTCTTTGGACGAGCTTTGCAAACAATCGGATATAATAAGCCTTCACATTCCGCTCTCCCAAGAGAACTACTATTTAATAGACAAACAAAAATTGGCCCTAATGAAACCAGGGGTTATTTTGATAAATACGGCAAGAGGAGCCTTAGTGGAGACTAAAGCCTTGATAAATGCCCTGGAAAAAAAAGCAATTGGTGGTTACTGCACAGATGTTTATGAAAAGGAAATAGGATCGTTCTTTAAGGACAATTCTAAAGATGGAATCAAAGACACCCAATTAATGAAGTTATTGTCCTTTCCCAATGTGCTGCTTACACCCCACCAAGGATTTATTACCAAAGAGGCCTTGACCAATATTGCCGAAGTTACCTTTGAAAATCTGAATAGCTGGGAAGAAGGTAAACCGTCCAAAAACGAATTGGTCCTTGAAACCATTAGTTCATAG
- a CDS encoding NAD(P)H-dependent oxidoreductase, with amino-acid sequence MKKIFIINGGHPFAHSGGRFNETLFNTTIAHFQSLEGYAVKSTEVGDNYDSKAEVEKFKWADLIIYHTPIWWFQLPFGFKKYIDEVFTDGHQNGIYHSDGRSSKNPAINYGTGGLLKGKKYILTTSWNAPKEAFTLEGEFFNETSVDDGVMFGFHRMNAFAGLERLATHHFHDMEKNADVEKELKDYRDFLSQTENRFILEECSAELINAG; translated from the coding sequence ATGAAAAAGATATTTATTATTAATGGGGGACACCCATTTGCGCATTCAGGAGGCAGGTTTAATGAGACTTTGTTCAATACAACTATTGCGCACTTCCAATCCTTGGAAGGGTACGCTGTTAAATCTACAGAGGTAGGGGACAATTACGATTCCAAAGCGGAAGTGGAAAAGTTTAAATGGGCAGATTTAATTATATACCATACTCCTATTTGGTGGTTTCAATTGCCTTTTGGCTTTAAAAAGTATATTGACGAGGTTTTTACAGACGGACACCAAAATGGTATTTACCACAGTGATGGAAGAAGTAGTAAGAATCCGGCCATTAATTACGGTACCGGTGGACTTTTAAAAGGTAAAAAGTATATTTTAACTACAAGCTGGAATGCACCAAAGGAGGCATTTACCTTGGAAGGGGAGTTCTTTAATGAGACATCCGTAGATGATGGGGTAATGTTTGGATTTCATAGAATGAATGCCTTTGCCGGATTGGAAAGACTTGCGACCCATCACTTTCACGATATGGAGAAAAATGCAGATGTTGAAAAGGAGTTGAAAGATTATAGGGATTTCTTGAGCCAAACGGAGAACAGGTTTATTTTGGAGGAATGTTCTGCTGAGTTAATAAATGCCGGCTAA
- a CDS encoding MBL fold metallo-hydrolase RNA specificity domain-containing protein encodes MNTIKIHFLGASGTVTGSKFYLETPELNLMIDCGMFQGIKELRQQNWNPLPIDVSKIDMVLLTHGHLDHTGYLPRLQKEGFRGKILGTAPTLAIARIILLDSAKIHEEEADQANKEGYSKHDPALPFYTVKDAERTISLFQSMEKEEWITLSEHIRLKYRYNGHIIGATYIELEVFGKLFVFSGDVGRLHDDLLEAPVRPKWADYLFVESTYGNKLHPKEDVEGKLSDLIKTTIGERGNLIIPSFAVERLQSLMYLLWQLYKKNKIPNIPIFIDSPMGNNVLSVFEQFPHWHKLPMNEYHAMCNHFNIITSYADTWKTIDDPRSKIVIAGSGMVTGGRVLTYLKQLIDIASTSVLLVGFQAEGTRGRQLLEGAFELKLFGKYYPVKAKIHHLESLSAHADQSELLHWMEEIDNIPETVFLIHGEPTSLDAFRVKIRDVHGWNVQIPKLNEIQKIFI; translated from the coding sequence ATGAATACAATCAAAATACATTTCCTGGGCGCTTCCGGAACCGTAACAGGCTCTAAATTCTATTTGGAGACCCCTGAATTGAATCTGATGATAGATTGCGGAATGTTCCAAGGGATAAAGGAACTGCGACAACAAAACTGGAATCCCTTGCCCATAGATGTCTCAAAAATAGACATGGTGCTTTTGACCCATGGACATCTGGACCATACAGGATACCTGCCCAGATTACAAAAGGAAGGCTTTAGAGGTAAAATTTTGGGCACAGCTCCCACTTTGGCAATTGCCCGAATAATTCTTTTGGACAGTGCCAAGATTCACGAAGAAGAAGCCGATCAGGCCAATAAGGAAGGGTACAGCAAGCACGACCCAGCACTCCCTTTTTACACCGTAAAAGACGCCGAACGTACCATAAGTTTGTTTCAATCCATGGAAAAGGAAGAATGGATTACGCTCTCAGAGCACATTCGCCTCAAATACCGATATAATGGTCATATCATAGGGGCGACCTACATTGAATTGGAGGTCTTCGGGAAACTATTTGTTTTTTCTGGGGACGTTGGTAGATTACATGATGATCTATTGGAAGCCCCGGTACGTCCAAAATGGGCCGATTATCTTTTTGTGGAAAGCACCTATGGGAATAAATTGCATCCTAAAGAAGACGTAGAAGGAAAACTCAGCGATCTCATAAAAACAACCATTGGGGAGAGGGGAAATCTCATCATCCCATCCTTTGCCGTGGAGCGACTACAATCGCTAATGTATCTACTTTGGCAGTTGTATAAAAAAAACAAGATCCCAAATATCCCTATTTTTATAGATAGCCCCATGGGCAACAATGTGTTGTCCGTATTTGAACAATTTCCACATTGGCATAAACTACCTATGAACGAGTACCATGCCATGTGCAATCACTTCAATATTATAACCTCCTATGCCGACACATGGAAGACCATCGACGATCCCAGATCTAAAATTGTAATTGCCGGAAGCGGAATGGTAACAGGAGGCAGGGTACTTACCTATCTAAAACAGCTGATAGACATAGCATCTACATCGGTTTTATTAGTGGGGTTCCAAGCAGAAGGAACCCGCGGACGCCAACTATTGGAAGGGGCCTTTGAACTAAAGCTGTTTGGAAAATACTATCCCGTTAAGGCAAAAATCCATCATTTGGAAAGTCTATCCGCCCATGCCGATCAAAGCGAGTTGTTGCATTGGATGGAGGAAATCGACAATATTCCCGAAACAGTTTTCCTTATCCATGGGGAACCTACTTCCCTTGATGCCTTTAGAGTAAAGATCAGGGATGTTCATGGTTGGAACGTACAGATTCCAAAACTCAATGAAATACAAAAAATTTTCATCTAG
- the trxA gene encoding thioredoxin: MKDSFSNIINSETPVLVDFHADWCGPCKMLAPILKQVKEEMGNALKIVKIDVDKNQSLASTYQVRGVPTMVLFKNGKQVWRQSGVLQKNDIVRVVQQHI; this comes from the coding sequence ATGAAAGATAGTTTTAGCAATATTATCAATTCTGAAACCCCTGTTCTGGTCGATTTTCATGCGGATTGGTGCGGACCCTGTAAAATGCTGGCACCTATTTTAAAACAGGTCAAGGAGGAAATGGGGAATGCCCTGAAAATTGTAAAGATCGATGTGGACAAGAATCAATCCTTGGCCAGTACTTATCAAGTAAGGGGGGTACCTACCATGGTGTTATTTAAAAATGGGAAGCAGGTTTGGCGACAATCTGGCGTGCTTCAAAAGAACGACATAGTGAGGGTTGTTCAACAGCATATTTAA
- a CDS encoding mechanosensitive ion channel family protein — translation MNSLLDFFNDPLVLKIIKLLLWILAIIIFIGFLRRVLKRRIDNVSVRYKAQKGVEIIGYVLISLLILMAFTVENIKDYTIIIGLFTAGITFTLQELILSIAGSFYIFFVKVYKPGDRIEINGIKGDVIDIDSIYTTLMEIGEWVSSDNYSGRIVKISNAFVFKGPIKNYSMDFPFVWDELNILITYDSDVALAKKIVMEKATDFLSEYTKNSIARWEEMVEHYYIENATIAPTLAISPTDNWIAINLRYITDYKLRRITKHELFEQIVQALMATDDKVKLASTTLQLLKIPELDIHLKQ, via the coding sequence ATGAACAGTCTCTTGGACTTTTTTAACGACCCATTAGTATTGAAGATTATCAAACTTTTGTTGTGGATACTGGCCATAATAATCTTTATTGGGTTTCTTCGTAGGGTACTAAAAAGAAGAATAGATAATGTTTCGGTTAGATACAAGGCGCAAAAAGGAGTAGAAATTATTGGCTACGTTCTAATTTCGCTATTGATCCTAATGGCATTTACGGTAGAAAACATTAAAGATTACACCATTATCATAGGCCTGTTCACTGCTGGAATAACCTTTACCCTCCAAGAATTGATCCTAAGTATTGCGGGATCTTTCTATATCTTTTTTGTAAAGGTCTATAAACCTGGAGACCGTATTGAAATTAATGGCATTAAAGGGGATGTAATTGATATAGATAGCATCTATACCACCCTAATGGAGATTGGGGAATGGGTAAGTAGTGACAATTATTCTGGTAGGATTGTCAAGATCAGCAACGCCTTTGTTTTTAAAGGTCCTATTAAGAACTATTCCATGGATTTTCCATTTGTTTGGGATGAACTCAATATACTTATAACCTATGATTCGGATGTTGCACTGGCAAAAAAAATAGTAATGGAAAAGGCCACTGATTTCCTTTCCGAATACACCAAGAATTCTATAGCAAGGTGGGAGGAAATGGTGGAGCATTATTATATAGAAAATGCCACTATTGCCCCAACCTTGGCCATTAGTCCAACAGATAATTGGATAGCCATAAATCTAAGGTATATTACGGATTATAAGTTAAGGCGGATAACAAAGCACGAACTGTTCGAGCAAATAGTACAGGCCCTTATGGCTACGGATGACAAAGTAAAATTGGCTTCCACCACCTTGCAGCTTCTAAAAATACCGGAATTGGATATTCATCTAAAGCAATGA
- a CDS encoding universal stress protein has translation MDKRILIPTDFSKNALNATRYALDLYAKLNCEFYFLNIFRLDNYTTSTLILPEPGSAEYEAAKEASEVAFAKLLDMLELHHDNPKHSYHTISSFNFLSEAIKQTIASKDIDLVIMGTQGATGAKGIIFGSNTVNAMETIRECPVMAIPDELRFSTPKEIVFPTNYKSTFSRKELNYLIEMAMMHNTAIRVVHFTKKTTLAEDQEARKKLLDDILESVDHSFHTLTDKDVARGLTSFVESRNSDMIAFINKKHFLFNSIFSRPLVKEIGYDATVPILALNES, from the coding sequence ATGGACAAAAGAATACTAATTCCTACCGATTTCTCCAAAAATGCGTTGAACGCCACACGCTATGCCTTGGACCTTTATGCAAAGCTTAACTGCGAATTCTATTTTTTGAACATCTTCCGCTTGGATAATTACACCACAAGTACCTTAATTCTGCCAGAACCGGGCAGTGCGGAATACGAAGCTGCCAAAGAAGCATCTGAGGTGGCTTTTGCCAAGCTATTGGACATGCTGGAGCTTCACCATGACAACCCAAAACATAGTTATCATACAATTTCATCCTTTAATTTTCTTTCTGAGGCCATAAAACAGACCATTGCGAGCAAAGATATAGACCTTGTAATCATGGGTACACAGGGAGCTACGGGTGCCAAAGGAATCATTTTTGGTAGCAATACTGTAAATGCCATGGAGACAATAAGGGAGTGCCCAGTAATGGCCATCCCAGATGAACTTCGGTTTTCCACTCCCAAAGAAATTGTCTTTCCTACTAATTACAAATCCACCTTTAGCCGAAAGGAATTGAATTATTTGATAGAGATGGCCATGATGCACAATACGGCGATACGCGTTGTACACTTTACGAAAAAAACTACGCTCGCCGAAGACCAAGAAGCCCGCAAAAAACTCTTGGACGACATCCTCGAAAGTGTTGACCATAGCTTCCATACCCTGACGGATAAGGACGTCGCCCGGGGATTAACCTCTTTTGTAGAAAGTAGGAACAGCGACATGATCGCGTTCATCAACAAAAAACATTTTTTGTTCAATAGTATATTTTCCAGACCATTGGTGAAGGAAATTGGTTATGATGCCACTGTTCCTATTTTGGCTCTGAACGAATCTTAA